Part of the Pseudomonas sp. Leaf58 genome is shown below.
TGGAGCTGTTGCTGCTGCCGTTCAACTGGATGCACCTGGCGGCGGGCAGCGTGTTGGCACTGGCGGTGCTGTTGTCGCGCTTGCTGACCGTGGCCCCGGCAATCGTGCTGCTGCGCCGCTGGCGCCCGGTGCCCAAAGGCACGGTGCGGGTGCTGACCTGGGGTGGCCTGCGCGGCGGGGTGTCGGTGGCCCTGGCACTGTCGCTGCCACTGGGCGAGGAACGCGACCTGCTACTGTCGATCACCTACATCGTGGTGCTGTCGTCGATTTTGGTGCAGGGGTTGAGCATTGGCCGGGTGGTGCGCAAGGTCAGCGCCCAGCCTTGAGAATACTGGGGCCGCTTTGCGGCCCATTCGCGGGTAAAACCGCTCCTACAGGAGATCGCGTTCCCCTGTAGGAGCGGGTTTACCCGCGAACAGGCCGGACCTGACAACCACGCTCTACTCGACCGCAGTATCCGGGAACTGGTCCTGCACGTACTTGATCTCGGTCCGCCCATGGGCTGCCGGCAAGCCGTCTTCCCCCAGGTTGACGAACACCATCTTGTCGACGGTGAGGATGCTCTTGCGGGTGATCTTGTTACGCACTTCGCACTTGAGAGTGATCGAGGTGCGGCCGAACTCGGTGGCGGTAATCCCCAGTTCGATGATGTCGCCCTGGCGCGATGCGCTGACGAAGTTGATTTCCGACATGTACTTGGTCACCACCCGCTGGTTGCCCAGCTGGACGATGGCGTAGATCGCTGCCTCTTCGTCGATCCAGCGCAGCAGGCTGCCACCGAACAGGGTGCCATTGGGGTTGAGGTCTTCGGGTTTAACCCACTTGCGGGTGTGAAAGTTCATCTGTACTCCTGACCTGCTTGGCTAACGTGTAGCAATGATGGCAGAGCGGCCGCTGTCGCTCCATTGAACATCGACTATCGTCGCGATTAATCGACGGAAAACCTTGGGCAAGCGGGCCGGCGCGGCTATAATCTCCGCCGCTTTACATGGTTGCCCACAGCGGTGCCATGCCCGCCACCTGTCCGAGGGGCGCTGCAGCAGGCTAGGCCTGTCAGGCTCGGATGGGGCGTTGCTCGCTCTCGCGGGCGCTTAACGCACAACGGCGCCCATTCGCACACTACGAATGGAGGCTCTCATGAGCGCTGCAAACATGCCTGCTGGTTTTACCGATTTTAAAGTCGCCGACATCTCCCTGGCCGCCTGGGGCCGTCGCGAAACCATCATCGCCGAATCGGAAATGCCTGCACTGATGGGCCTGCGTCGCAAGTACCTGGCCGAGCAACCGCTCAAGGGTGCGAAGATCCTGGGCTGCATCCACATGACCATCCAAACCGCCGTGCTGATCGAAACCCTGGTTGCCCTGGGTGCCGAAGTGCGCTGGTCGTCCTGCAACATCTTCTCCACCCAGGACCAGGCCGCCGCCTCCATCGCCGCCGCCGGTATCCCGGTGTTCGCCTGGAAAGGTGAAACCGAGGAAGAGTACGAGTGGTGCCTGGAGCAAACCATCCTGAAAGATGGCCAGCCATGGGACGCCAACATGATCCTCGACGACGGTGGCGACCTGACCGAACTGCTGCACAAAAAGTACCCGCAAGTGCTGGAGCGCGTACACGGTGTGACCGAAGAGACCACCACCGGCGTGCACCGCCTGCTGGACATGCTGGCCAAGGGCGAGCTGAAAGTCCCGGCCATCAACGTCAACGACTCGGTTACCAAGAGCAAGAACGACAACAAATACGGCTGCCGTCACAGCCTGAACGACGCCATCAAGCGTGGTACCGACCACCTGCTGTCGGGCAAGCAGGCCCTGGTGATCGGCTACGGTGACGTGGGCAAGGGCTCGGCCCAGTCGCTGCGCCAGGAAGGCATGATCGTCAAGGTCACTGAAGTCGACCCGATCTGCGCCATGCAGGCCTGCATGGACGGTTTCGAAGTGGTTTCGCCGTTCATCGACGGTATCAACAACGGCACCGACGCCAGCATCGACAAGGCCCTGCTGGGCAAGATCGACCTGATCGTGACCACCACTGGTAACGTCAACGTCTGCGACGCCAATATGCTCAAGGCCCTGAAGAAGCGTGCCGTGGTCTGCAACATCGGCCACTTCGACAACGAGATCGACACCGCCTTCATGCGCAAGAACTGGGCATGGGAAGAGGTTAAGCCACAGGTGCACAAGATTCACCGCACCGGCGCTGGCAGCTTCGACCCGCAGAACGACGACTACCTGATCCTGCTGGCCGAAGGCCGCCTGGTCAACCTGGGCAACGCCACTGGCCACCCAAGCCGCATCATGGACGGTTCGTTCGCCAACCAGGTACTGGCACAGATCTTCCTGTTCGAGCAGAAGTTCGCCGACCTGTCGGCCGAGAAGAAAGCCGAGCGCCTGACCGTTGAAGTGCTGCCGAAGAAGCTCGACGAAGAAGTGGCCCTGGAAATGGTCCGCGGCTTCGGCGGCGTAGTCACCCAACTGACCAAGCAGCAAGCCGACTACATCGGCGTGACCGTCGAAGGCCCGTTCAAGCCACACGCTTACCGCTACTAAGCGGCAAGCTTGAAGCTTCAAGCGGCAAGCAAAGGCAGACCATGCCGTTGCCGCTTGCAGCTCAAGCAGCAAAGATCGTGAACGATGCCCAAGCCAGACCGGCCATCACCGATCTGGCTTTTACTTGCAGCTTGCCGCTTGACGCTTGCTGCTAGAGGAACGCCTGATGTCCCAGGAACGCCGTTACAGTTTCGAGTTCTTCCCGACCAAGACCGACGCCGGCCACGAAAAGCTGATGGGCGTCGCCCGCCAGTTGGCCACCTATAACCCGGACTTCTTCTCCTGCACCTACGGTGCCGGTGGCTCGACCCGCGACCGCACGCTGAACACCGTGCTGCAGCTGGAAAGCGAAGTGAAGGTACCCGCCGCACCACACCTGTCGTGCGTCGGCGACACCAAGGCTGAGCTGCGCGCCTTGTTGGCCGAGTACAAGGCTGCCGGCATCAAGCGCATCGTCGCCCTGCGTGGCGACCTGCCCTCCGGCATGGGCATGGCCAGTGGCGAACTGCGCTACGCCAGCGACCTGGTCGAGTTCATCCGCCAGGAAACCGCCGATCACTTCCACCTGGAAGTGGCTGCCTACCCGGAGATGCACCCGCAGGCACGCAACTTCGAGGTTGACCTGGGCAACTTCGTGCACAAGGTCAAGGCTGGTGCCGACAGCGCCATTACCCAGTACTTCTTCAACGCCGACAGCTACTTCTACTTCGTCGAGCGCGCACAGAAGCTGGGCGTGGACATTCCGGTGGTGCCCGGCATCATGCCGATCACCAACTACAGCAAGCTGGCACGTTTCTCCGACGCCTGTGGCGCCGAAATCCCACGCTGGATTCGCAAGCAGCTGGAAGCCTATGCCGACGACACCGCCAGCATTCAGGCATTCGGCGAGGAAGTGATTACCCGCATGTGCGAACAGCTGCTGCAAGGCGGTGCACCGGGCTTGCACTTCTACACCCTGAACCAGGCCGAACCGAGCCTGGCAATCTGGAACAACCTGAAGCTGCCCCGCTGAAATTTTTTGCAAAAGCTGTTTAAGATTTGATTAAGGCTTTGGTCTTAGACTAAAGCCTTATTCATTTCCGAGTTACACAGGTCTTGCCTGCCATGCAGCATTCTCAGCCATCACGGCCACAGCTCATCTACCTCGCGTTTGGCCCGGCGACCTACCATCAGGAAGCCTGCTTCAGCATCGTCAGCGCCCTCGCCCATCTGGGCCCGGCGGCAGCCGACGCCATGGACATCCAGGTCTACACCGATAACGCGCAGCCCTACGCCAAGCTGCCCGTCACCGTCCATCGGCTGGATGAAGCCACGCGCCAGGCATGGAATGCCCCTCACGGTTACCACTTTCGCAGCAAGCATGTACTGTTGCGCCAGGTGCTGCAGCATCACCCGCTGGCAGTACTGATCGACACCGACACCTTCTTCCGCAAGTCGCCACTCGAGCTGTTCGCCCGGGTAGCGCCAGGCCACCTGCTGTGCAATGCCATCGGCGCGCGCTACGGCAGCAACCAAAAGTGCCTGCTGTACAAGAACCTGCTGGCCATCCTCGAATCCCGGGGGCTGGCCGATTGCCAGATGCCGTTGGTCAATTCCGGGGTAATCGGCCTCACGGCTGAAGACGCCAGCACCCTGGACCGCTCCATCGCCATGATGGATGAGTTCCACCCCCTGGCTCGCGAAGCTTATACCCTGGAGGAGTTCTGCCTGGCAGTGGCGGCCTATCGCAACTTGGAGCTGGCTGAATGCACCGATGTCATCCACCACTACTGGAGCCGTAAGGCGCAGTTCCGCGCCAAGATCCAGGCCTGGTTGCGCAAACACGGTGACGACCCACTGGGCCCTGCGGCGCTGGCCGACGTTATCCTGGTCAACGACCAGTTACCACGGCCACCGGCCCTGCAACGCCTGGGCTACAAGGCATTGAGCATGACCCTGCCCGCCCACGAACGCCAATTCGCCCGTGAGCTGCTGTATGGTTGCTACCCTTACCCCAATGAATTCGACCGCGCCTGTGCACCTGCCTGGTGGGACAAGGCCCTGGAAAACCTTAATGCGCGCCACGGCCACATGGAGCCGGAGCAACTGCGCCAGTGCCTGCGCCACCCAGGTTTACGCCTGTCGCTGGGCGAGCGACGCAAGGATATCGAGGCGCATCTGCTGCGAACCTCCCAAGGCTGAGCCCCGCGTAGTAATAGCCTAGGTGGCGATCAGCAACCGCTACACAGGCGACATCGGAAACATTCTCAACGCCGTTGAGCAGCAGGAAAGCAGCACGGCGCGATAGCTCTGTTATACTCGGGCCTTCCCGCCCGGCTCACGCCCGGACGCTCGGCCTCGCAACAGGCATCCCGATCGGCATCGACGCGCCTTCGCGTCCACCTTCCGTTTCCCGGATGTGCAGTGAAAGCCCAGCTGGACCGGACGCGATCGCATCCCATCGATGCCCGTCGCGCCAGGCAGAACATCCCCTACGGGCCCAGCCCACACGAGAACAGGATTGCCCATGTCCTTTGCTTCCCTCGGTCTCTCCGAGGCTCTAGTCCGCGCTATTGAAGCTGCGGGCTATACCCAGCCGACCCCCGTGCAACAGCGGGCGATTCCCGCCGTGTTGCAAGGCCGCGACCTGATGGTCGCCGCACAGACAGGTACTGGTAAAACCGGCGGCTTCGCCTTGCCGATCCTTGAGCGCCTGTTCCCGGCCGGCCATCCCGACAAGTCGCAGCGCCATGGCCCGCGCCAACCTCGCGTACTGGTCCTCACCCCGACCCGCGAACTGGCAGCCCAGGTGCATGACAGTTTCAAGGTCTATGCCCGCGACCTGCCACTGGTCAGTGCCTGCGTCTTCGGCGGTGTCGGCATGAACCCGCAGGTGCAGGCCATTGCCAAGGGTGTTGACGTGCTGGTCGCTTGCCCAGGCCGCCTGCTCGACCTGGCTGGCCAAGGCAAGGTCGACCTGGCCCACGTGGAAATTCTGGTGCTCGACGAAGCCGACCGCATGCTCGACATGGGCTTCATCCACGACGTCAAGAAGGTCCTCGCCCGCCTGCCGGCCAAGCGCCAGAACCTGCTGTTCTCGGCCACCTTCTCCAAGGACATCACCGACCTCGCCGACAAGCTCTTGCACAACCCGGAGCGTATCGAGGTCACCCCGCCGAACACCACCGTCGAGCGTATCGAACAGCGCGTCTACCGCCTGCCTGCCAGCCACAAACGTGCCTTGCTGGCGCACCTGATTACCCTGGGTGCCTGGGAGCAGGTACTGGTGTTCACCCGCACCAAGCACGGCGCCAACCGCCTGGCCGAGTACCTGGAAAAGCACGGCCTGAGCGCCGCCGCTATCCACGGCAACAAGAGCCAGAACGCTCGCACCAAGGCCCTGGCCGACTTCAAGGCCAATAGCGTGCGCGTGCTGGTCGCTACCGACATCGCCGCCCGCGGCCTGGACATCGACCAGTTGCCGCACGTGGTCAACTTCGAGCTGCCAAACGTCGAGGAAGACTACGTCCACCGTATCGGCCGTACAGGCCGCGCCGGTCGTTCGGGCGAAGCAATTTCGCTGGTTGCCCCGGATGAAGAAAAACTGCTCAAGAGCATTGAGCGCGTCACCAAGCAAAAGATTGCCGACGGCGACCTGATGGGCTTCGACGCCAGCCAGGTAGAAGCCGAAAAGCCAGAAGTGCGCGAGCGCCCGCAGAACAACGGCCGTGGCGGTCGCAACCAGCAGCCACGCGGCGAAGGCGGCAAAGACGCCAACGGCGGCCGCAAGGACAAAGGCAAGGATAAAGGCAAGGCCAAGCAGCAAGCTGCGGACAAGCCGGCCGAGAAGGAAAAAAGCGGCGACAAACCGCAGCAGCCGCGCAAGCCGCGTGACAAGAAGCCGCGCCAGCAACAGCAACAGGCCAGCAACAGCAGCGCGCCGAAAGCACCTGCCAATCGCGACCCGGAAGAGTTCCTGGACGACGATGTCGACAACTTTGGTAACCGCGCCGACTATGTCAGCCCATACCAGGGCAAGAACCAAGGCCGTAATCGCCGCCCAGGTGGGGGTGCCGGCCAAGGTCAGGCCCAAGGCACTGGCCAACGCAGCAACGCTGGCGGCCAGGGCCAACAAGCCCGCAGTGGCGGCCAACAGCGCAGTGGCGGCGGCAGTGGTGGTGGCGACAAACGTC
Proteins encoded:
- a CDS encoding acyl-CoA thioesterase, which gives rise to MNFHTRKWVKPEDLNPNGTLFGGSLLRWIDEEAAIYAIVQLGNQRVVTKYMSEINFVSASRQGDIIELGITATEFGRTSITLKCEVRNKITRKSILTVDKMVFVNLGEDGLPAAHGRTEIKYVQDQFPDTAVE
- the ahcY gene encoding adenosylhomocysteinase, whose amino-acid sequence is MSAANMPAGFTDFKVADISLAAWGRRETIIAESEMPALMGLRRKYLAEQPLKGAKILGCIHMTIQTAVLIETLVALGAEVRWSSCNIFSTQDQAAASIAAAGIPVFAWKGETEEEYEWCLEQTILKDGQPWDANMILDDGGDLTELLHKKYPQVLERVHGVTEETTTGVHRLLDMLAKGELKVPAINVNDSVTKSKNDNKYGCRHSLNDAIKRGTDHLLSGKQALVIGYGDVGKGSAQSLRQEGMIVKVTEVDPICAMQACMDGFEVVSPFIDGINNGTDASIDKALLGKIDLIVTTTGNVNVCDANMLKALKKRAVVCNIGHFDNEIDTAFMRKNWAWEEVKPQVHKIHRTGAGSFDPQNDDYLILLAEGRLVNLGNATGHPSRIMDGSFANQVLAQIFLFEQKFADLSAEKKAERLTVEVLPKKLDEEVALEMVRGFGGVVTQLTKQQADYIGVTVEGPFKPHAYRY
- the metF gene encoding methylenetetrahydrofolate reductase [NAD(P)H] gives rise to the protein MSQERRYSFEFFPTKTDAGHEKLMGVARQLATYNPDFFSCTYGAGGSTRDRTLNTVLQLESEVKVPAAPHLSCVGDTKAELRALLAEYKAAGIKRIVALRGDLPSGMGMASGELRYASDLVEFIRQETADHFHLEVAAYPEMHPQARNFEVDLGNFVHKVKAGADSAITQYFFNADSYFYFVERAQKLGVDIPVVPGIMPITNYSKLARFSDACGAEIPRWIRKQLEAYADDTASIQAFGEEVITRMCEQLLQGGAPGLHFYTLNQAEPSLAIWNNLKLPR
- a CDS encoding DEAD/DEAH box helicase, whose protein sequence is MSFASLGLSEALVRAIEAAGYTQPTPVQQRAIPAVLQGRDLMVAAQTGTGKTGGFALPILERLFPAGHPDKSQRHGPRQPRVLVLTPTRELAAQVHDSFKVYARDLPLVSACVFGGVGMNPQVQAIAKGVDVLVACPGRLLDLAGQGKVDLAHVEILVLDEADRMLDMGFIHDVKKVLARLPAKRQNLLFSATFSKDITDLADKLLHNPERIEVTPPNTTVERIEQRVYRLPASHKRALLAHLITLGAWEQVLVFTRTKHGANRLAEYLEKHGLSAAAIHGNKSQNARTKALADFKANSVRVLVATDIAARGLDIDQLPHVVNFELPNVEEDYVHRIGRTGRAGRSGEAISLVAPDEEKLLKSIERVTKQKIADGDLMGFDASQVEAEKPEVRERPQNNGRGGRNQQPRGEGGKDANGGRKDKGKDKGKAKQQAADKPAEKEKSGDKPQQPRKPRDKKPRQQQQQASNSSAPKAPANRDPEEFLDDDVDNFGNRADYVSPYQGKNQGRNRRPGGGAGQGQAQGTGQRSNAGGQGQQARSGGQQRSGGGSGGGDKRPPRANNGGGARRDGGAGRGRPARDDAAEPAVRSPRQPQSQPVIIRKESKLDRYPTPEQLDDLPSRPRGERPALLTRKGS